The sequence TCGGCAGAATACCGGTCAGAAGGGTATTGCACCCCATGTCGCGTGCATTGATGGCGCAGAGATTCCAGAGCTTCTGCAGTTCCCTGTTCAGGAATTCCGGGAGATGTCGATCCAGCGGATGCGGTGCAATATTGAGTTCGAAGTTGTATTTTGACAGCTCGGGCACAACCAGGGGATTGTTGACCCGCTTGAGGAACTCCTCGTTTCTGGCAGTCGGATCACAATGCTGATCGACGAGCCAGGCTTCGAGCTCGAAGCCGCACATCTCCTGGTGGTTATCGAAGATATCCGAGGAAAACCACTCCATCAGAATCCGCGTTTCTTTTCTCAGATTCTGGTGAAACTGCCGGAAATCTTCTTCGCTGAACTCTGTTTTTGCTATTTCACTGCCCATCGGTGACTGGTTTACGGTCGGTCTGACGGATAGGGTACTTTGAACAATCTGGATAATAGCATGCTGAGATGCAAATATTTTGCAGGCAGTTGTGAAAAGAGAGTTGGGTATTGGACGGTTTGATGGGTATCCTTTCTTTAAAGATGCCTTTGAAATCGAAATCGTTGAACAGCAGAGCATTTTTCAGGTTTCATAATTTTACGGTCGACAACCATGCGACAAATCATTTTCACCGTTGCTTCATGGATTATGTTGAGTGGTATGGTTACTGCCTGTTCGTCTCAAAACCATGAGCCGGAGTCAGCAACCCGTCATGGAAGCGAACCTGCCGTAACGGAGCTGGCTCCGATTGATGGAGAATCTTTCGATAGTGGAGTCCAGGAACCGGCAGAGGCCGGCTTTGCGCTGATGCAGTCTGAGCAACTCGGCTCTCTGAGGCTTGGATTATCTGCAGACGAAGTGTTGCAGGCGCTCGGAAAACCTGATGAAAAGTCGGAACGCAACGTCTGGGCGGCCGATGGTGCGGAGCATCAGGAATGGCGTTACGTTGCACAGGGAATGGTACTGGGTATGATTGCTGAAGACTCAGACAACAGGCAGCAAATCGATGCGATATCCATATCGGTTCCGTGCCGGTTCCGGACAACAAGGGATATAGGGATCGGGAGCAGCAGGGGGGAGGTGCTCGAAGCGTATCGCAAGGAGATAGCTCAATCGTCCGGAGACAGTGCGGTCGGAATCAGTGACGATACGGTCATCGCAGGATCTGTCTATGGGGGAGTCGTGTTCACCATCAAAGACAATAAGGTTTCAGGTATTTTTATCGGAGCCGGTGCGGAATAGAGGTGCACTGAAACGCATCGGCGGACGAGTATAACCATCTTCGGATACGGGGATTCTTGATGAAACAGATAGTATCGGATCAGGAGCGCAGTCGTCTGGATGAGCGCATTGCCGAAACGGAACGGCGCACCGGAACACAGATCGTCCTGAGCGTCATTCAGCGAAGCGATTCCTATGCGGAACTCCCGTGGAAAGCGTTTGCCCTCGGCGCATCGGGCGCCGGACTGATCCTTCTTTTGCTCTATTGGCGGTTGTACGACTGGTATCCGGATGTGTCCGCTCGAATCATGGTGTCGGGCATGCTCTCATGTGGCGCCCTGCTGGCGCTCCTGAGCGTGATGTTACCACGATTCGCGAAATGTTTTTTATCCGACTATCGCGCCGAAGCGGAAGTGCGGCAGTATGCAAAATCGCTGTTTCTGGATCGGGAGCTGTTTGCTACCCGGAAAAGGAGTGGCATTCTGCTGCTGCTGAGTCTGTTTGAGCGTCGGGTTGTTGTTTTGCCTGACAGGGGAGTGGATGATCGTTTCGGGGAAGCGGATGTGGAAAAAATGATAGCGGCAATGACTCCGTTTCTGAAGCGTAAACAGATCGGTCAGGCATTCGATGCCGGTCTGGACTATCTCACCCGAATATTGACTACAGCTTCTCCGGAGGCTTGTAACGACGAATTGCCAAATGAAATCATCGGGGAGAAGGGAATATGAAGGCAAGACCGATGTTCCTGTTGCTCCCGATTATCATGTTCATCAGTTCAATACTGTTTGCTGCAGATGTTCCTTATCTGAGCGGGAGAATCACGGATAATGCACAGCTTCTGTCGCCGGAGCTCAACCGGTCGTTGTCGGACAGCCTGCAGGCACATGAAAAGCGCACCGGCAACCAGATTGCCGTTCTGACGATTGCCACACTCGATGGTGAGAGCATCGAAGATTACGCAGTCAGGGTGTTCGAGTCATGGAAACTTGGTCAGAAAGGCAGGGATAATGGTGTTCTGATCGTGGTGGTTCCCGACGACCGGCGGATGCGCATCGAAGTGGGGTACGGCCTTGAAGGAACGCTCACCGATGTCATGGCGGGACGGATCGTTCAAAACGTTATGACCCCTAAATTCAAAAACGGAGATTTTGGCGACGGTATTGCCGATGGGGTCCGGGCAGTGATTGAGGTTCTTGAGGGCGGCGAATTGCCGGATACAGGCGTTACAACCGGTTCGACGGAAAAGTCGAATTTCTTTGAAATGGAGGGGCCGGAGCTTTCGATTCAGGAGCGTATTCTTATGGGAGCGTTTATTTTCGGAATCATCGGACTGTTTACCGCAATCGGGATAATGACGCCGGGTGTCGGATGGTTTTTATACCTTTTTCTGATTCCCTTCTGGGCGGTTTTTCCGATTGTTGTCCTTGGGTCAGGTGCTGCGTTCTATTGTTTTATCGCCTATGTGATAGGTTTCCCGGTTACAAAACTTTTCATACGAAAGACCGACTGGTATAAAAAGGCTCAAAAAGAACTGCGAACCAAGGGGCAGACTTCAATTGGCGGCTTTTCGATCGGTTCCGGCAGTTCCGGTTCATCCTGGTCTTCAGGCGGGTCAGGTTTTTCGGGAGGTGGAGGATCATCGGGTGGAGGCGGTGCCTCCGGCAGTTGGTAGTGTTTTTCCGGGAGAGGTGCGCAACTATCCAATAAGGCCCGTTTGCGTTCATAACGCTATAAAAAGATTCAGGGAGCTGCGGGATTTCGGGAAATATGCAGCAGGGGAGTCGCGATGATGCAAAGAAACCGATTCCGGTTGGGTTCAAGGTATCGTTGTTCCGTATCTGTTTGGCGAGGCGCTCTGAAGTGGCTGAAAAAAAATTTCATAACTACTGGTTCCTATGAATAATAGCTTCCCGACGAAAAAAGTTAAAGTCGCAACATGGAGCGAGCTCGAAGAGAAAAAACCGGCTTATGCGCAGGTATTGAATGTTGACCTTGTCGTCATCCGCTACGGAGAAAGCGTCTCGGTACTGTACGGTCGGTGCCATCATCGCGGAGCCCTGATGGCCGACGGATCTATCGACGGAAAAAACCTTCTGTGCAGCGTGCACGGCTGGGACTACCGGTTCGAGAGCGGCATAAGCGAATACAACAACGACGAAAAGCTCGAACGCTTCGCGGCATGGATCGACAAGGCAGACAATGCCGTCTATGTGGATGAAAACGAAGTCGCGAGCTGGTCAGCCCGGCATCCGCAGCACGGTAGAGGCCATGCCTGGGCCGATACGAACGATACGCCGGAGGAGCCATTCAATAGCTATATCCGTCGGCTTGCCGCCACACAGCCATCTGCATTTCCGGCCCATGGCAATGTTTCGGCGATGGGAGTTCCGCTGATCGATCTTCCGCAGTGGAAAGATATCCAGATCCTCACGGCGCAACTCTCAAGACAGCCTTTTTTAGAAGATGAACCGGTTGATACCACAGTCGTTATCGGGCCGAACGCGCGGATTCCCCTTACGCTGTCCATACCGGTTTTCGTAACAGACATGAGCTTCGGAGCGTTGTCGCGCGAAGCTAAAATCGCGCTGGCAAAAGGCGCAGAGATGGCCGGAACCGGTATAGCTTCAGGCGAAGGCGGCATGCTGGAAGATGAGAGGAGAGAGAACTCCCGATATTTCTATGAGCTTGCGCCCGCTAAATTCGGCTGGAATATCGACAAAGTCAAGCGCTGCCAAGCGTTTCATTTCAAGGCCGGTCAGGCTGCCAAAACCGGAATCGGAGGAATTCTGCCTGGTGCGAAAGTGAGCCAGGAGATCGCCGATACGCGCGGGCTTCGGCCTTATGAGGAAGCGGTTTCGCCCTCCCGCTTTCCCGATCTCTATACCCCGGAGGATTTCAGGGATTTATCCGAAGAGATCCGCGAAGCGACCGGCGGCATCCCGATAGGGTTCAAAATGTCTGCACAGCATATCGAACGGGATATCGACTTCGCGCTTGATGCCGGTGCCGATTACATCATTCTCGACGGACGCGGCGGAGGTACGGGAGCATCGCCCGATCTTTTGAAGTATCACACCGGCATACCTACCATTCCGGCTCTTGCGCGTGCCCGCGCACATCTCGACAGGTGCGGGGCTGCGAGCGTTTCGCTCGTCATCACCGGCGGCCTGCGCACGGAAACGGATTACCTCAAGGCCCTGGCTCTCGGGGCGGATGCCATCGCCATCGGCAATGCCGCCATTCAGGCAATCGGCTGCCTCTCCATGCGGGCATGTGGCAACAACCACTGCCCGGTGGGTATCGCGACGCAGGATCCCGTTCTCAGGGAGCGGGTGGTGACAGGGATCGCTTCAGAAAGACTCCGTAATTACCTGTTGAACACCACGGCCCTGATGAAGGTCATGGCTCGCGCGTGCGGCTACCGGAGGCTCAGCGATTTCAGCAGGCAAGATCTGGTAACCTGCAGGGCGGATATGGCCTCGCTTGCAGGCATAGCCCATGCCGGAGGATTTTCCGATGCAGCGAAATCATGACCGGAAATCGTAACAGCTCTGTCAGGTTAACCGAAACACTTTTGTCGCAGGTGTTTGGGAATATGGTGAAGTGTATTATGTTTGTACTATAGATAACAGTGATTTCTGATGTAATGAGAATTCTATGAGCATGATTGTTTCTGTACTTGCTTTTATAATCGTCATGTCGCTTGTGGTGCTTGTCCACGAGTTCGGTCATTTTCTCGCGGCCCGCAAGGCCGGCGTCCCGGTATATGAGTTTTTCGTCGGCTTTCCGTTCAGTCCGCGAATCGCGACCCTGTATCGCCACAAGGAGACCGAGTTTACGTTACGCCTGTTGCCGCTTGGAGGTTTCGTGAGTTTTTCGGCCGACGGAGACGAAGATGCGCACAAGCTGTTCGGGGCTTCACCTCTTTCACGCGCTTCGATTATGGTCGGAGGCCCTTTGTTCAACGTGGTTTTCGCCTATCTGGTGTTTATTCCGGCCTTTTTGGGGAAAGAAGGCGGTTCGTTGCTGCAGGCGATACAGTCGAGCGCACATGCTCTCTGGATGGTGGTGGTCGGGACGTTCTCCATGCTCGGTCATCTTTTCGCCGGTCAGGGAGGCATGGAAAGTTTTTCCGGCCCTATCGGGATTGCCGTAATGGCCGGACAGGCGGCGAATACGGGGCTTCCGGATCTGCTTTTTTTCACAGGAGTACTCAGTATCAGCCTCGGAATCATGAACCTGATGCCGTTTCCCGGACTCGATGGCGGTCAGCTCATGCTGGTGCTGATCGAAGCCATACGTAACCGTCCTCTCGGAGCGAGATCGTATCAGGTTATCAACTTTACCGGCATCATGCTTTTTATCGGGTTGTCGATCGTCATTACCTGGCACGACATCCTGCGTCTCGTGAGCTAAAAAAAGAGTTCATTTCAGCACCGGTTCACGATCTATGCGCTCGATTTCTTCCTTGATGATTCATGAATATAAGTGTTTGATAACACTTATTATGTAAAGCTATAAATGTTTCGTGCATTGTCAGCTTTACATAATTTATATTATACAACAAATTGACAGGGAATACCGACAGCCATTATTGGTCTCCTTCCGGCGCTTTTCGGCGAGAACCTCCCGGAACGATGAGCATCGCTTCTCGCAAAAAAAAGAGGCCGTCCCGGTTTTAAATTCCGGGACGGCCTCAATGGTCAGAACGTAAAGATGTCGCCAGTTGCCTTACTTCTTTACGGGTACTTCGCGCTCTTCCTTTACCGCGTAGTTGATCAGGTAGTCGTACAGCCTGATCAGCTTCGATCCCTGGGTGGTCTGATCGATCCAGTGGCCGATCATGCCGATGGTACGGGCCAGAACGAAGAAGCCGTTGAGCGACTGTTCCGGGAAGTCCAGATCGACGAGAATACAGCCGATGGTACCGTCCACGTTGAGAATCAGGTTGTCTTTTTTCGACGTGGTGATCTTTTCGACCTCGAGCGCATAGCTCAGGCAAGGGGTGTGCAGCGAGGTGTGGTTCTTGACATAGTCGACCAGGTACTTCACCCGCTTGTCAGGGTTTTTCACGCTTTTGACGCGGTGGCCGATTCCGGGAACCGGACCGACATTCTGCTTCATCCATGAGAGGAATCCGGGAATATCGTTCGGGAACTCCTTGACGCCGTACTTGAAATATTTACCGGCATTGGTGACAGCTCCGCCGAATCGCGGGCCGATCATGGTCATACCGGCAGATACTGCCTGAGGCAGATCGATGCCTGCACAGGCGCCGATGATTGCTCCGAATGCGCCGGATACTGCCGGACCGTGGTCGGCGGAGATCATGATGATGCGTTTGATGATTTCCGACTCTTCACGTGAAGGCAGCTTCTTGCTCCAGAGGAGGCTGAGGACATCTTCGATGCCGTAACCCTTTTCGCAGAGTTCCGAAGCGGCATAACCGACATAACGGGGCTCCTCTCCGCGGTCGTCGGAAATGGTGGTACGAATGAGCGGTTCGACGATCACTTCGCCCTGCTTCATGATTTCCTGAACTTTCAGCGGCAGTTCCGGCAGCAGCGCCTCGTCGATCTCCGGTTCCGGTTTGATGCTTCCGTCGGCGAGCAGCTCTTCGTAAACCTGCTTGATGCATTTCGACAGGCCGCCGAAGGTGTCGGGTACGAGAGCTCCCGCATCGCGCAGTGCGTTCATTTTTGCACGTGCCGAACCGACGCCCTTCTTGCCCTCTTTTGCCCCGGCATGTCCGAATTTCATGCCCTGAGGCAGTACCTCCTGACAGGTTCCGCCGATTGTTGCGACAAGACGGATACGGCGTTTTTCAGCTGCGAGCCATTCGGCAGCTTCATCTTCGAGGGTTCCCCCGACTTCGCCGACAATAACGACAGCCTTGGTTTCAGGGTCTTTTTCGAACATTTCCAGGTAGGTGACGAAATCGGTACCGGGATAGGCATCGCCTCCGATAGCCACGGCCGTGGTAATGCCGTTGCCGTTTTGTGCGCAGAGCCACATGGCTTCGTTCGAAAGCCCGCCCGACTTGGTGATGACGCCGAATGAGCCTGAACGGTAAAGGTTGCAGAGCTTGAGGTTTTTGAACTCGCCGCCGATGACGCCGAGACGGCACTCCCCTGCCGACATGATGCCAATGGAGGAGGGACCGTTGAAGAGCTTGCCGGCTTCGATGGCAAGTTTTCTCAGTCTTTTGGCATCCTTTTCAGGAACGCCTTCGGTAATCATTGAAACCAGCTTGATGCTGCTTGCTTCAAGCGCTTCCTTTGCGGCCTGGTAGGCACGGTTTGCCCCGATATAGATAAGGGCTGTATTGATTCCCGGGTTTTCAGCCAGTGCATCTTCGAGTGACGAATAGACGGGAACGTTTTTCAGCTCACCGCCACGGTAGATCTCTTTCTGCTGGCCTTCTTCGGGGGGATAGACAAATGCCTGTACAGAGAGCGGCCTGTTGATCAGAAAGTCAAACTGGGCCATCCTCCTTGCGGCATTCAGGCCGGCAACGCCACCTATGATGACAACCTGTGTATCCCTATTTGCTAATATACTCACGATTCTTTCCTGATTAAAAAGTTATAAGTTCCTTTATAATTGGTAGTTAAGGATACCGTTGCCTTATGAATTCAGTGCAAGGTCAACAATATCGGTCATCGGCATACTGCGGTCGTACACATGGATGTCAAAGCCCTCGTCCTGCAGTTTTCTGATTGCGGCAAGGCCCTGATTTTCATTCGGTCCACCGCGTCT comes from Chlorobium limicola DSM 245 and encodes:
- a CDS encoding TPM domain-containing protein — protein: MKQIVSDQERSRLDERIAETERRTGTQIVLSVIQRSDSYAELPWKAFALGASGAGLILLLLYWRLYDWYPDVSARIMVSGMLSCGALLALLSVMLPRFAKCFLSDYRAEAEVRQYAKSLFLDRELFATRKRSGILLLLSLFERRVVVLPDRGVDDRFGEADVEKMIAAMTPFLKRKQIGQAFDAGLDYLTRILTTASPEACNDELPNEIIGEKGI
- a CDS encoding TPM domain-containing protein, with translation MKARPMFLLLPIIMFISSILFAADVPYLSGRITDNAQLLSPELNRSLSDSLQAHEKRTGNQIAVLTIATLDGESIEDYAVRVFESWKLGQKGRDNGVLIVVVPDDRRMRIEVGYGLEGTLTDVMAGRIVQNVMTPKFKNGDFGDGIADGVRAVIEVLEGGELPDTGVTTGSTEKSNFFEMEGPELSIQERILMGAFIFGIIGLFTAIGIMTPGVGWFLYLFLIPFWAVFPIVVLGSGAAFYCFIAYVIGFPVTKLFIRKTDWYKKAQKELRTKGQTSIGGFSIGSGSSGSSWSSGGSGFSGGGGSSGGGGASGSW
- a CDS encoding glutamate synthase-related protein; translation: MNNSFPTKKVKVATWSELEEKKPAYAQVLNVDLVVIRYGESVSVLYGRCHHRGALMADGSIDGKNLLCSVHGWDYRFESGISEYNNDEKLERFAAWIDKADNAVYVDENEVASWSARHPQHGRGHAWADTNDTPEEPFNSYIRRLAATQPSAFPAHGNVSAMGVPLIDLPQWKDIQILTAQLSRQPFLEDEPVDTTVVIGPNARIPLTLSIPVFVTDMSFGALSREAKIALAKGAEMAGTGIASGEGGMLEDERRENSRYFYELAPAKFGWNIDKVKRCQAFHFKAGQAAKTGIGGILPGAKVSQEIADTRGLRPYEEAVSPSRFPDLYTPEDFRDLSEEIREATGGIPIGFKMSAQHIERDIDFALDAGADYIILDGRGGGTGASPDLLKYHTGIPTIPALARARAHLDRCGAASVSLVITGGLRTETDYLKALALGADAIAIGNAAIQAIGCLSMRACGNNHCPVGIATQDPVLRERVVTGIASERLRNYLLNTTALMKVMARACGYRRLSDFSRQDLVTCRADMASLAGIAHAGGFSDAAKS
- a CDS encoding M50 family metallopeptidase, giving the protein MIVSVLAFIIVMSLVVLVHEFGHFLAARKAGVPVYEFFVGFPFSPRIATLYRHKETEFTLRLLPLGGFVSFSADGDEDAHKLFGASPLSRASIMVGGPLFNVVFAYLVFIPAFLGKEGGSLLQAIQSSAHALWMVVVGTFSMLGHLFAGQGGMESFSGPIGIAVMAGQAANTGLPDLLFFTGVLSISLGIMNLMPFPGLDGGQLMLVLIEAIRNRPLGARSYQVINFTGIMLFIGLSIVITWHDILRLVS
- a CDS encoding citrate/2-methylcitrate synthase; amino-acid sequence: MSILANRDTQVVIIGGVAGLNAARRMAQFDFLINRPLSVQAFVYPPEEGQQKEIYRGGELKNVPVYSSLEDALAENPGINTALIYIGANRAYQAAKEALEASSIKLVSMITEGVPEKDAKRLRKLAIEAGKLFNGPSSIGIMSAGECRLGVIGGEFKNLKLCNLYRSGSFGVITKSGGLSNEAMWLCAQNGNGITTAVAIGGDAYPGTDFVTYLEMFEKDPETKAVVIVGEVGGTLEDEAAEWLAAEKRRIRLVATIGGTCQEVLPQGMKFGHAGAKEGKKGVGSARAKMNALRDAGALVPDTFGGLSKCIKQVYEELLADGSIKPEPEIDEALLPELPLKVQEIMKQGEVIVEPLIRTTISDDRGEEPRYVGYAASELCEKGYGIEDVLSLLWSKKLPSREESEIIKRIIMISADHGPAVSGAFGAIIGACAGIDLPQAVSAGMTMIGPRFGGAVTNAGKYFKYGVKEFPNDIPGFLSWMKQNVGPVPGIGHRVKSVKNPDKRVKYLVDYVKNHTSLHTPCLSYALEVEKITTSKKDNLILNVDGTIGCILVDLDFPEQSLNGFFVLARTIGMIGHWIDQTTQGSKLIRLYDYLINYAVKEEREVPVKK